A DNA window from Bradyrhizobium barranii subsp. barranii contains the following coding sequences:
- a CDS encoding FAD binding domain-containing protein, with amino-acid sequence MYQTTYHRPSSVDEAVALFGKSSEAKFLAGGQTLLPVMKQRLASPSDVIDLGKIKELIGVELSGDVLTIKAGTTYFDIMQNADVKKAIPAIAYLTSVLGDPAVRYRGTIGGSIANNDPAADYPAALLALGATVKTNKRSISAEDFFQGLFTTALEDGEVITAVSFPVPAKAGYEKMRHPASRFALTAVFVAQTKSGEIRVAATGASQSGVMRVPAIEAALKANWSPSALDNVSIPASGLLADIHGTAEYRANLVKVMAQRAVAAAG; translated from the coding sequence ATGTACCAGACCACTTATCATCGCCCCTCCTCGGTCGACGAGGCCGTCGCCCTGTTCGGCAAGAGCAGTGAGGCGAAATTCCTCGCCGGCGGCCAGACGTTGCTGCCGGTCATGAAGCAGCGGCTCGCCAGCCCGTCCGACGTGATCGACCTCGGCAAGATCAAGGAGCTAATCGGTGTCGAGCTCTCGGGCGACGTGCTGACCATCAAGGCCGGCACGACCTATTTCGACATCATGCAGAATGCCGATGTGAAGAAGGCGATCCCCGCGATCGCCTATCTCACCTCGGTGCTCGGCGATCCCGCCGTGCGTTATCGCGGCACGATCGGCGGCTCGATCGCCAACAACGATCCCGCTGCGGACTATCCGGCCGCACTGCTGGCGCTCGGTGCCACCGTAAAGACCAACAAGCGGTCGATCTCGGCCGAGGACTTCTTCCAGGGCCTGTTCACGACGGCGCTGGAAGACGGCGAGGTCATCACTGCGGTGTCGTTCCCGGTGCCGGCGAAGGCGGGCTACGAAAAGATGCGGCATCCGGCCTCACGCTTCGCGCTGACCGCCGTGTTCGTCGCGCAGACGAAGTCGGGCGAGATCCGTGTTGCCGCCACCGGCGCCTCGCAGAGCGGCGTGATGCGGGTGCCCGCGATCGAAGCCGCGCTGAAGGCGAACTGGTCGCCGTCGGCGCTCGACAACGTCAGCATTCCGGCGAGCGGATTGCTGGCCGATATCCACGGCACGGCGGAATACCGCGCCAACCTCGTCAAGGTGATGGCGCAGCGCGCGGTGGCCGCCGCGGGCTGA
- the hmgA gene encoding homogentisate 1,2-dioxygenase: protein MNVNTSPDQIIRSSAQVTPGYMSGFGNSFETEALPGALPIGRNSPQRCAYGLYAEQLSGSPFTAPRGTNERSWLYRIRPSVKHSGRFEKADAGLWRSAPCHEYDLPIAQLRWDPAPIPKEDMTFLQGVQTMTTAGDVNTQAGMAAHIYLITKSMVDQHFYNADGELMFVLQQGNLRVVTEFGRIDGEPGEIVVIPRGVKFRVEIPNGPARGYLCENYGGAFTLPERGPIGANCLANARDFFTPVAHYEDKDTPTELYVKWGGSLFKTTLPHSPIDVVAWHGNYAPYKYDLRSFSPVGAIGFDHPDPSIFTVLTSPSETAGTANIDFVIFPERWMVADNTFRPPWYHMNIMSEFMGLIYGVYDAKPQGFVPGGISLHNCMLPHGPDRDAYEHASNGELKPVKLTGTMAFMFETRYPQRVTAHAAKSSTLQDNYADCWTGLEKRFDPNKP from the coding sequence ATGAACGTCAACACCTCGCCTGATCAGATCATTCGGAGCTCGGCGCAGGTCACGCCGGGCTACATGTCCGGCTTCGGCAACAGCTTCGAGACCGAGGCGCTGCCGGGCGCGCTGCCGATCGGGCGCAACTCGCCGCAGCGCTGCGCTTATGGACTCTACGCCGAGCAGCTTTCCGGCTCACCCTTCACCGCGCCGCGCGGCACCAATGAGCGCTCCTGGCTCTATCGCATCCGTCCCTCGGTGAAGCATTCCGGCCGCTTCGAGAAGGCCGATGCCGGCCTGTGGCGCTCAGCGCCCTGCCATGAATACGATTTGCCGATCGCGCAGCTGCGCTGGGACCCGGCGCCGATCCCGAAGGAGGACATGACCTTCCTCCAGGGCGTGCAGACCATGACGACCGCCGGTGACGTCAACACGCAGGCCGGCATGGCCGCGCATATCTACCTCATCACCAAGTCGATGGTGGATCAGCACTTCTACAATGCCGATGGCGAGTTGATGTTCGTGCTCCAGCAGGGCAATCTGCGCGTCGTCACCGAGTTCGGCCGTATCGACGGCGAGCCCGGCGAGATCGTGGTGATCCCGCGCGGCGTCAAATTCCGCGTCGAGATTCCGAACGGTCCTGCGCGCGGCTATCTCTGCGAAAACTACGGCGGCGCCTTCACGCTGCCGGAGCGCGGGCCGATCGGCGCCAATTGCCTCGCCAACGCGCGCGATTTCTTCACCCCGGTCGCGCATTACGAGGACAAGGACACGCCGACCGAGCTCTACGTGAAATGGGGCGGCTCGCTGTTCAAGACCACGCTGCCGCATTCGCCAATCGACGTTGTTGCCTGGCACGGCAATTACGCGCCCTATAAATACGATCTGCGCTCCTTCTCTCCCGTAGGCGCGATCGGGTTCGATCACCCCGATCCCTCGATCTTCACGGTGCTGACCTCGCCGTCGGAGACCGCGGGCACCGCGAACATCGACTTCGTGATCTTCCCCGAGCGCTGGATGGTGGCCGACAACACCTTCCGTCCGCCGTGGTACCACATGAACATCATGAGCGAGTTCATGGGCCTGATCTACGGCGTCTACGATGCCAAGCCGCAGGGTTTTGTCCCGGGCGGCATCTCACTCCACAATTGCATGCTGCCGCACGGTCCCGACCGCGATGCCTACGAGCACGCCAGCAACGGCGAGCTGAAACCGGTCAAGCTGACCGGCACCATGGCCTTCATGTTCGAGACCCGCTACCCGCAGCGCGTGACAGCGCATGCCGCGAAGTCGTCGACGCTGCAGGACAATTACGCGGACTGCTGGACGGGACTCGAGAAGCGGTTCGATCCGAACAAGCCGTGA
- a CDS encoding DUF1272 domain-containing protein — protein MALQLRPNCEYCDRDLPPDATDARICSYECTFCADCVETKLSNVCPNCGGGFAPRPIRPTQEWRPGVCVTKHVPSDKRVHLKYSPEDVAAHCARVRDVPPERR, from the coding sequence ATGGCCCTCCAGCTTCGACCGAACTGCGAATATTGCGACCGCGACCTGCCGCCTGATGCAACGGACGCGCGGATCTGCTCCTATGAATGCACGTTCTGTGCGGATTGCGTGGAGACGAAACTCTCCAACGTCTGCCCGAATTGCGGCGGCGGCTTTGCGCCGCGCCCGATCAGGCCGACGCAGGAATGGCGGCCGGGCGTGTGCGTCACCAAACACGTGCCGTCCGACAAGCGGGTGCATTTGAAGTACAGCCCGGAGGATGTCGCGGCGCATTGCGCGCGGGTGCGGGATGTGCCGCCGGAGAGGCGGTAG
- a CDS encoding CaiB/BaiF CoA transferase family protein, whose translation MLDKPAPTSSVRTSGPLSGFRVVEFAGIGPGPFACMMLADMGADVVTLDRVGAKKSMKSVAGRGRKVIELDLKDKAAIAEVLDLLASADALVEGFRPGVMERLGLGPDVVLARNPKLVYGRMTGWGQEGPLANAAGHDINYISITGALAAIGTKEAPVPPLNLVGDFGGGALYLVVGVLAALLEAQRSGKGQVVDAAMCDGAASLMSFFFDMKTIGRWSEGRNQNFLDGGAHFYGVYECACGHFVSIGSIEPQFYALLREHAGLTDADFDAQMNPKAWPALKEKLKAVFKSKTREDWCKMMEGTDICFAPVLTMSEATEHPHMVARNVFLERHGVKQPAPAPRFSRTPSAVREPEGAEIGAVMAAWKR comes from the coding sequence GTGCTCGATAAACCAGCGCCCACCTCCTCCGTCCGCACCTCCGGCCCGCTCTCGGGCTTCCGTGTCGTCGAATTCGCCGGCATCGGACCCGGCCCATTCGCCTGCATGATGCTCGCCGACATGGGCGCCGATGTCGTCACGCTCGATCGCGTCGGTGCGAAGAAGAGTATGAAGTCGGTCGCGGGCCGCGGCCGCAAGGTGATCGAGCTCGACCTCAAGGACAAGGCGGCGATCGCGGAGGTGCTCGACCTGCTTGCCAGCGCCGACGCGCTGGTCGAGGGCTTTCGTCCCGGCGTGATGGAGCGGCTTGGGCTCGGCCCCGACGTCGTGCTCGCGCGCAATCCAAAACTCGTCTACGGCCGCATGACCGGCTGGGGCCAGGAAGGCCCGCTGGCCAACGCCGCCGGCCATGACATCAATTACATCTCGATCACCGGCGCGCTGGCCGCGATCGGCACCAAGGAAGCCCCGGTGCCGCCGCTCAACCTGGTCGGCGATTTCGGCGGCGGTGCACTCTATCTCGTCGTCGGCGTGCTCGCCGCCCTCCTCGAAGCGCAAAGGTCCGGCAAGGGCCAAGTCGTGGACGCCGCGATGTGCGACGGCGCGGCATCGCTGATGTCGTTCTTCTTCGACATGAAGACGATCGGCCGCTGGAGCGAGGGGCGCAACCAGAACTTCCTCGACGGCGGCGCACATTTCTACGGCGTCTATGAATGTGCCTGCGGGCACTTCGTCTCGATCGGCTCGATCGAACCGCAGTTCTACGCGCTGCTGCGCGAGCACGCGGGCCTGACCGATGCCGACTTCGACGCGCAGATGAACCCCAAGGCCTGGCCCGCGCTGAAAGAAAAGCTGAAGGCCGTGTTCAAGAGCAAGACGCGCGAGGACTGGTGCAAGATGATGGAAGGCACCGACATCTGCTTCGCGCCGGTGCTCACCATGTCGGAAGCGACCGAGCATCCGCACATGGTCGCCCGCAACGTCTTCCTCGAGCGCCACGGCGTGAAGCAGCCCGCGCCCGCGCCGCGGTTCTCACGCACGCCGTCGGCGGTGCGGGAGCCGGAGGGCGCGGAGATTGGTGCGGTGATGGCTGCGTGGAAGAGGTAG
- a CDS encoding class I SAM-dependent methyltransferase yields MRKLGRSVTALAYITALLAAFAATRAYAADIGYLASPGVAADEFPSPQRPVARIVSPRRAAEERRDALNEAGQIARALELKPGMTVGDIGAGSGYHTVRLSHLVGPAGSVVAQDVTRDYLIELATRTERLKLTNVQFALGEPHDPRLPASSLDAAILVHMYHEIAQPYAFLYNLAAALKQDARVGIVDLELPTSKHGTPIELLRCELTAVGYREVATYKLAGDGGYLAVFSPPEVAARKSPRDIVACRDPAGTR; encoded by the coding sequence TTGAGAAAGCTTGGCAGGTCCGTGACGGCACTGGCTTATATAACGGCGCTACTTGCGGCGTTTGCCGCAACTCGCGCATACGCCGCTGACATAGGTTATCTGGCTTCCCCCGGAGTCGCTGCAGACGAGTTTCCCTCACCACAGCGCCCTGTTGCACGGATCGTCAGCCCGCGCCGCGCCGCCGAAGAGCGCCGAGACGCCCTCAATGAGGCCGGTCAAATCGCACGTGCTCTTGAACTGAAACCAGGTATGACAGTGGGCGACATTGGAGCAGGCAGCGGCTACCACACGGTCAGGCTCTCGCACCTCGTCGGCCCCGCCGGCTCTGTCGTTGCCCAGGACGTCACGCGGGATTACCTCATCGAGCTCGCCACGCGAACAGAACGTCTGAAGTTGACTAACGTGCAATTCGCCCTCGGCGAACCACACGACCCGCGTCTGCCCGCTTCCTCGCTGGATGCTGCAATCCTCGTGCACATGTATCACGAGATAGCCCAACCCTATGCCTTCCTCTACAATCTCGCGGCCGCTCTAAAGCAGGATGCGCGGGTCGGAATTGTCGATCTTGAGCTTCCGACGTCGAAGCATGGCACGCCAATTGAGCTCTTGCGCTGCGAATTGACCGCCGTCGGCTATCGCGAGGTTGCCACATATAAGCTCGCAGGGGACGGAGGATACCTGGCGGTATTCTCTCCGCCGGAGGTAGCGGCTCGAAAATCTCCCCGCGATATCGTTGCTTGCCGGGATCCTGCCGGCACTCGCTGA
- a CDS encoding DUF2783 domain-containing protein codes for MLLSTSSNFARPDDAFRAIVEAHRGFTDEQSADFDAALVLILANHIGDIDVLREAIVLAKRRMTDGQQQQQQQQ; via the coding sequence ATGCTGCTTTCAACCAGCTCCAACTTCGCGCGGCCCGACGATGCCTTTCGTGCCATCGTCGAGGCGCACCGCGGCTTCACCGACGAGCAGAGCGCCGATTTCGACGCGGCACTGGTCCTGATCCTCGCCAACCATATCGGCGACATCGACGTGTTGCGGGAGGCGATCGTGCTCGCGAAGCGGCGCATGACCGACGGCCAGCAGCAACAACAGCAACAACAATAA
- a CDS encoding FAD-dependent oxidoreductase: MAQANTQQAKTQFGYRRHPDQDRPGQSAAEHPVVVVGAGPVGLSLAIDLAQRGQRVVLLDDADRIGEGSRAICFSKRSLEYWDRLGVGDRMVEKGVVWSVGRIFHGESQLYQFNLLPEDGHKRPAFINLQQYYAEAYLVDRISDLREIDLRWRNKVTALEQRNDSVALTIETPEGAYRLHAQYVVACDGARSSLRQMVGAEFAGQVFEDQFLIADVKMTAEFPTERWFWFDPPFHAGRSALLHRQPDDVWRIDLQLNRYADPVVEKKPENVRPRIARMLGHDKFEFEWISLYKFQCRRMDRFLHGRVIFAGDSAHQVSPFGARGANSGLEDAENLSWKLDRVLRGTSPASLLESYHVERSLAADENIRESTRSTDFMAPNSHQEARLRKAVLSLAKETEFGKRMVNGGRLSVPCSYDSPLSSPDAEAWRGGPLPGCSMLDAPVGEQAYLTDAFRRGGTDFTLLSFSNGAAIDAPDGVKDIRIGTEGGLADPSGLVAKRYGAESGTAYLLRPDGYVAARFRHPTRAAIAAALSRAQGLN; this comes from the coding sequence ATGGCGCAGGCCAATACGCAGCAGGCCAAAACCCAGTTCGGCTATCGCCGCCACCCCGACCAGGATCGTCCCGGCCAGAGTGCGGCCGAGCATCCCGTGGTGGTCGTCGGCGCGGGGCCGGTGGGGCTGTCGCTCGCGATCGACCTTGCCCAGCGCGGCCAGCGCGTCGTGCTTCTGGATGATGCCGACCGGATCGGCGAAGGCTCGCGCGCGATCTGCTTCTCCAAGCGGTCGCTCGAATATTGGGACCGGCTCGGCGTCGGCGACCGCATGGTCGAGAAGGGCGTGGTGTGGAGCGTCGGCCGCATCTTCCATGGCGAGTCGCAGCTTTACCAGTTCAACCTGCTGCCGGAAGACGGTCACAAGCGGCCGGCCTTCATCAACCTCCAGCAATATTACGCCGAGGCCTATCTGGTCGATCGCATCAGCGATCTGCGCGAGATCGATCTGCGCTGGCGCAACAAGGTGACGGCGCTTGAACAGCGCAACGATTCCGTCGCGCTGACGATCGAGACGCCGGAGGGCGCCTATCGCCTGCACGCGCAATATGTCGTCGCCTGCGACGGCGCGCGCTCGTCGCTGCGGCAGATGGTCGGCGCCGAGTTCGCGGGACAGGTGTTCGAGGACCAGTTCCTGATCGCCGACGTCAAGATGACCGCGGAGTTCCCGACCGAGCGCTGGTTCTGGTTCGATCCGCCGTTTCATGCCGGCCGCTCCGCGCTGCTGCACCGTCAGCCCGACGACGTCTGGCGCATCGATCTCCAGCTCAATCGCTATGCCGATCCCGTCGTCGAGAAGAAGCCGGAGAACGTGCGGCCGCGGATCGCGCGCATGCTCGGTCACGACAAGTTCGAGTTCGAGTGGATATCGCTCTACAAATTCCAGTGCCGGAGGATGGATCGCTTCCTCCACGGCCGGGTGATTTTTGCGGGCGATTCCGCGCATCAGGTCTCGCCCTTCGGTGCGCGCGGTGCCAATTCCGGGCTAGAAGACGCGGAGAATCTGTCCTGGAAGCTCGATCGCGTGCTGCGCGGGACCTCGCCCGCGAGCCTGCTCGAAAGCTACCATGTCGAGCGGAGTCTCGCGGCCGACGAGAACATCCGCGAATCCACCCGCTCGACCGATTTCATGGCGCCGAACTCGCATCAGGAAGCGCGGCTGCGCAAGGCGGTGCTGTCGCTGGCTAAGGAGACCGAATTCGGCAAGCGCATGGTCAATGGCGGGCGGCTCTCGGTGCCGTGCAGCTACGACTCGCCGCTGTCATCGCCCGATGCGGAGGCGTGGCGCGGCGGACCGTTGCCCGGCTGCTCCATGCTCGACGCGCCCGTTGGCGAGCAGGCCTATCTGACCGACGCATTCCGCCGGGGTGGAACGGACTTCACCTTGCTGTCGTTCAGCAATGGCGCGGCGATCGATGCGCCCGATGGCGTCAAGGATATCCGCATCGGTACCGAGGGCGGGCTTGCCGACCCCTCGGGCCTTGTCGCAAAGCGCTATGGCGCCGAGTCAGGTACTGCCTATCTGCTCAGGCCCGACGGCTACGTTGCGGCGCGCTTCCGACATCCGACGCGTGCGGCGATCGCGGCCGCGTTGTCGCGGGCCCAAGGCTTGAATTGA
- a CDS encoding MBL fold metallo-hydrolase yields MAKNFASTGDLSEKKITFSEIGTDLYAFTAEGDPNTAIIVGDDGCLVFDAQSTPAMANKVIERVRTVTDKPIKYVVLSHYHAVRVLGASAYKAQGIVASQETYRLIEERGQQDWDSEYGRFPRLFQDAASIPGLTWPTLTFEGEMSIYLGKREVRLMQLGAGHTSGDIVAWVPDAEVMFSGDLIEYHSACYCGDAHLREWPLTLNEIRNFNPKAIAPGRGDALKGTATVREAIAMTRDFVTSLYGAAEISVARGRTLKESMAATREVMDPKFHSFAIYEHCLPFNVSRAYDEASGIDDPVIWTDKRDQEMWAALQGGG; encoded by the coding sequence ATGGCGAAGAACTTCGCATCCACCGGCGATCTCTCCGAAAAGAAGATCACCTTCTCCGAGATCGGCACCGATCTCTATGCCTTCACCGCGGAGGGCGATCCGAACACCGCGATCATCGTCGGCGACGACGGCTGCCTCGTGTTCGACGCGCAGTCGACACCCGCGATGGCCAACAAGGTGATCGAGCGCGTCCGCACCGTCACCGACAAGCCGATCAAATATGTCGTGCTGTCGCACTATCACGCCGTGCGCGTGCTGGGTGCGTCCGCCTACAAGGCGCAGGGCATCGTGGCATCGCAGGAGACCTATCGTCTGATCGAGGAGCGCGGCCAGCAGGATTGGGATTCCGAATATGGCCGCTTCCCGCGGCTGTTCCAGGATGCCGCGAGCATTCCCGGCCTGACCTGGCCGACGCTGACCTTCGAAGGCGAGATGTCGATCTATCTGGGAAAGCGCGAGGTGCGGCTGATGCAGCTTGGCGCCGGACACACCTCCGGCGACATCGTCGCCTGGGTGCCGGATGCCGAGGTCATGTTCTCCGGCGACCTCATCGAATATCACTCGGCCTGCTATTGCGGCGATGCGCATTTGCGCGAATGGCCGCTGACGCTGAACGAGATCCGCAACTTCAATCCCAAGGCGATCGCGCCGGGCCGCGGCGATGCGCTGAAGGGCACGGCCACGGTGCGCGAAGCCATCGCGATGACGCGCGACTTTGTCACCTCGCTCTACGGCGCGGCCGAAATTTCGGTCGCCAGGGGGCGTACGCTGAAGGAATCGATGGCGGCGACGCGCGAAGTCATGGATCCGAAGTTCCACAGCTTCGCCATCTACGAGCACTGCCTGCCGTTCAACGTGTCGCGCGCCTATGACGAGGCGTCGGGGATCGACGACCCCGTGATCTGGACCGACAAGCGCGACCAGGAAATGTGGGCCGCCCTGCAAGGAGGAGGATAG
- the hppD gene encoding 4-hydroxyphenylpyruvate dioxygenase, translated as MGPFPHDAPPATVTADNPMGTDGFEFVEYAHPNPEELHALFKLMGYAPVARHKSKKITVYRQGDINYLVNEEPGTHGFDFVAAHGPCAPSMAFRVVDAKAAYDRAIALGAEPADVSSVQKTLDVPAIKGIGGSLLYFVDCYGAKGSAYDAEFEWLGARDPKPVGAGLFYLDHLTHNVHRGRMDVWTGFYQKLFNFRQIRFFDIEGRASGLFSRALTSPDGKIRIPINEDAGESGQIEEYLNIYRGEGIQHIACGCRDIHAAIEGLREAGLPFMPSPPDTYFEKIDARLPKHGEDVARLQTNGILIDGEGVVDGGQTKVLLQIFSANAIGPIFFEFIQRKGDDGFGEGNFKALFESIEEDQIRRGVLKVDNAA; from the coding sequence ATGGGTCCGTTTCCGCACGATGCACCGCCGGCCACCGTCACCGCCGACAATCCTATGGGCACCGACGGGTTCGAGTTCGTCGAATATGCGCATCCCAATCCGGAAGAGCTGCACGCGTTGTTCAAGCTGATGGGTTATGCGCCCGTCGCCCGCCACAAGAGCAAGAAGATCACGGTCTACCGCCAGGGCGACATCAACTATCTCGTCAACGAGGAGCCCGGCACCCACGGCTTCGACTTCGTCGCCGCGCACGGCCCCTGCGCGCCGTCGATGGCGTTTCGCGTGGTCGATGCGAAGGCGGCCTATGACCGTGCGATCGCGCTCGGCGCCGAACCTGCCGATGTGTCGTCGGTGCAGAAGACGCTTGATGTGCCCGCGATCAAGGGCATCGGCGGCAGCCTGCTCTATTTCGTCGATTGCTACGGCGCCAAGGGCTCGGCTTACGATGCCGAGTTCGAGTGGTTGGGGGCACGCGATCCCAAGCCGGTCGGTGCCGGCCTGTTCTATCTCGATCACCTCACCCACAACGTCCATCGCGGCCGCATGGATGTGTGGACGGGCTTCTACCAAAAGCTGTTCAACTTCCGCCAGATCCGCTTCTTCGACATCGAGGGTCGCGCCTCCGGCCTGTTCTCGCGCGCGCTGACGAGCCCGGACGGCAAGATCCGGATTCCGATCAACGAGGACGCCGGCGAGTCCGGCCAGATCGAGGAATATCTGAATATCTATCGCGGCGAAGGCATCCAGCACATCGCCTGCGGCTGCCGCGATATCCACGCCGCCATCGAAGGCCTGCGCGAAGCCGGCCTGCCCTTCATGCCGTCGCCGCCCGACACCTATTTCGAGAAGATCGACGCGCGCCTGCCGAAGCACGGCGAGGATGTCGCGCGGCTCCAGACCAACGGCATCCTGATCGACGGTGAGGGCGTGGTCGATGGCGGTCAGACCAAGGTGCTGCTGCAGATCTTCTCCGCCAACGCGATCGGCCCGATCTTCTTCGAGTTCATCCAGCGCAAGGGTGACGATGGTTTCGGCGAGGGCAATTTCAAGGCCCTGTTCGAATCGATCGAGGAGGACCAGATCCGGCGCGGCGTGTTGAAGGTGGATAACGCGGCGTAG
- a CDS encoding Lrp/AsnC family transcriptional regulator → MISVDAFDLKILGALQDDGRLTNQELADLAGLSASQCSRRRMRLEEEKVISGYHADLSSEALGFGVIAFIQVGLATHSPDNSKRFRALVNRIDEIQEAYSLTGDADYVLKAVLRDLKGLSNLVNDVLMPHQSVAHVRSSIVLDRLKESSRLPLKDLKAG, encoded by the coding sequence ATGATCTCCGTAGACGCCTTCGACCTCAAGATCCTGGGCGCGCTCCAGGACGACGGCCGCCTCACCAACCAGGAGCTCGCCGATCTCGCGGGTCTCTCGGCCTCGCAATGCTCGCGGCGGCGGATGCGGCTGGAGGAGGAGAAGGTGATCTCGGGCTATCACGCCGATCTCTCCAGCGAAGCGCTGGGCTTCGGTGTGATCGCCTTTATCCAGGTGGGGCTCGCGACCCACTCGCCGGACAATTCGAAACGCTTCCGCGCCTTGGTCAACCGCATCGACGAGATCCAGGAAGCTTATTCGCTGACGGGCGACGCCGATTACGTGCTCAAAGCCGTGCTGCGCGATCTCAAGGGTCTCTCCAATCTCGTCAACGACGTGCTGATGCCGCACCAGAGCGTGGCGCATGTGCGCTCCTCGATCGTGCTCGACAGGCTCAAGGAAAGCTCGCGGCTGCCGCTGAAGGATTTGAAGGCTGGCTGA
- a CDS encoding MarR family winged helix-turn-helix transcriptional regulator, protein MARTSSDAALKRQEMDEASLRPKARLDLFKFVPFRLNRLAAEVSSALAVEYQERHGLDIPAWRVIATLGFRNDACSAQYIAQCTRTHKSTISRAVTTLLHQGLIERVENEADRREFRLQLTKKGRALYEELFPQLLRREDEILACLSAQERKQLSALLGKIEQSLDLVQTSEEADAKEAY, encoded by the coding sequence TTGGCGAGGACATCCAGCGATGCGGCGCTGAAGAGACAAGAGATGGACGAGGCTTCATTGCGGCCGAAGGCGCGGCTCGATTTGTTCAAGTTCGTGCCGTTCCGCCTCAACCGGCTGGCGGCCGAGGTGAGTTCCGCGCTTGCGGTCGAATATCAGGAGCGGCACGGCCTCGACATTCCGGCCTGGCGCGTGATCGCCACGCTCGGCTTCCGCAACGATGCCTGTAGCGCGCAGTACATCGCGCAATGCACGCGCACGCACAAATCCACCATCAGCCGCGCCGTGACCACGCTGCTGCACCAGGGGCTGATCGAGCGGGTCGAGAACGAAGCCGACCGCCGCGAATTCCGCCTGCAACTGACGAAGAAGGGTCGCGCGCTGTACGAAGAGCTGTTCCCGCAATTGCTGCGACGGGAAGACGAGATCCTCGCCTGCCTCTCCGCGCAGGAGCGGAAGCAGCTCTCGGCCCTGCTCGGCAAGATCGAACAGAGCCTCGACCTGGTCCAGACCAGCGAAGAGGCCGACGCGAAAGAGGCGTATTAG
- the fahA gene encoding fumarylacetoacetase, whose protein sequence is MTKHPNDPSLRSFIDVDPASDFPIQNLPYGVFSTSANPTPRVGVAIGNYVFDLWALEQDCRLDVGPLGVFSGPSLNPFMALGPKVWTKTRARISELLRHDHPDLRDNEELRKQALVPMRDAKLHLPFAVSGYTDFYSSKEHATNVGVMFRGKDNALQPNWLHMPIAYNGRASTVVVSGTKVKRPRGQLKPPNVELPSFGPCKRLDFELEMGVVVGQPSAMGGMLGEQQAEEMIFGFVLLNDWSARDIQQWEYVPLGPFLAKAFATSISPWVVTREALEPFRLKGPEQEPVPLDYLKQAKPQNYDLQLDVSLRAAGANAPAGISRTNFKYMYWSSVQQLMHHASSGCAMNVGDLLGSGTISGPEKNQRGSLLEISWNGTEPVELPGGAKRSFLEDGDSLVMRGWCQGNGYRVGFGEVEGTILAAE, encoded by the coding sequence GTGACAAAGCACCCCAACGACCCCAGCCTCCGCTCCTTCATCGACGTCGATCCCGCCTCCGACTTCCCGATCCAGAACCTGCCCTATGGTGTGTTCTCGACCTCGGCCAATCCGACGCCGCGCGTCGGTGTCGCGATCGGCAACTACGTGTTCGATCTCTGGGCGCTCGAGCAGGATTGCCGGCTCGACGTCGGCCCGCTCGGCGTGTTCTCCGGCCCCTCGCTCAATCCGTTCATGGCGCTCGGACCAAAAGTCTGGACGAAGACACGCGCGCGGATCAGCGAGCTGCTGCGTCATGATCATCCGGATCTGCGTGACAATGAGGAGCTGCGCAAGCAGGCCCTGGTGCCGATGCGCGATGCAAAATTGCATCTGCCGTTCGCGGTTTCCGGCTACACCGATTTCTATTCGTCGAAGGAGCACGCCACCAATGTTGGCGTGATGTTCCGCGGCAAGGACAACGCGCTGCAGCCGAACTGGCTGCATATGCCGATCGCCTATAATGGCCGCGCCTCGACCGTCGTGGTCTCCGGAACGAAGGTGAAACGGCCGCGCGGGCAGTTGAAGCCGCCGAATGTCGAGCTGCCGAGCTTCGGGCCGTGCAAGCGGCTCGATTTCGAGCTGGAGATGGGCGTCGTGGTCGGCCAGCCCTCCGCCATGGGCGGCATGCTTGGGGAGCAACAGGCCGAGGAGATGATCTTCGGTTTCGTGCTGCTCAACGACTGGAGCGCGCGCGACATTCAGCAATGGGAATATGTGCCGCTCGGCCCGTTCCTGGCAAAGGCGTTCGCGACTTCGATCAGCCCGTGGGTGGTGACGCGCGAGGCGCTGGAGCCGTTCCGGCTGAAGGGACCGGAGCAGGAGCCGGTGCCGCTGGATTATCTCAAGCAGGCGAAGCCGCAGAACTATGATCTCCAGCTCGACGTCTCCCTGCGCGCGGCCGGCGCCAATGCGCCCGCCGGCATCAGCCGCACCAATTTCAAATACATGTACTGGTCCTCGGTGCAGCAGCTCATGCACCACGCTTCCTCTGGCTGCGCGATGAATGTGGGCGATCTCCTTGGGTCCGGCACGATCTCCGGCCCGGAGAAGAACCAGCGCGGCAGCCTGCTGGAGATCAGCTGGAACGGCACCGAGCCGGTGGAATTGCCCGGCGGCGCCAAGCGCTCGTTTTTGGAAGACGGCGACAGCCTCGTCATGCGTGGCTGGTGCCAGGGCAATGGCTACCGGGTCGGGTTCGGGGAGGTCGAGGGGACGATTTTGGCGGCGGAGTAG